A window of the Psychrobium sp. MM17-31 genome harbors these coding sequences:
- a CDS encoding TonB-dependent receptor produces MKNRTFKATLIASALASAMTMSSALAADKNNGSVAGQVAVSGGQNLENVTVVIKHNGKGFSRTTTTDDDGKFNLKALPAGQYTIEFVKDGYQTIKQSQLTVLAGNKANYDINMSLAGVETISVTGQMIQRIDMASSTASISFDAEELSLLPVAQDTTSIALLSPATSLAADGSGDYGRGVSFNGSSVAENGVFLNGLNITDIRKGLGNISIPWEAIGQTSVISGGVGAEYGNFIGGVTDYVSKSGSNEFKFGVSVNSDLGNVLNSQAPTTYRFDTSHPNDDGTYPTVLNTNNTEDYYSNRKINVWASGALIEDTLFFYALLNPQTSKSRWAGANTISQRDSDADYWFAKLDWVINDNHNLGITALNNEWENDTRNASYEFADGSGRRTGDYGDPAQSESGGSLWSVNYSGVLTDELTVSAVYGVTKDDSKTINPKSDVSPAWDNRTGTWIRVGDWNSYFASAVTENERKQFRVDFDYELDDHTIRFGYSSEKVTTYDDTSYSGDGVYYALFTASATAEGWFNRELAAQAARRGTVHTPISLPQGTEYVRARTYTKKGSTESNYVSFYIEDSWAVTDQLTLNLGLRNSSFDSYTGTGEKYVEMSNQIAPRLGVTYDLFADGGTKLFANYGRYFMPISPNTSARMVLPETNKYEYSLYTDAVKLDSLNQPSTPLSPFYVDTASDGELAQPVSTYVDKDLDPMYSDEIAFGFSHEINEDWIVGAKFTYQNLKSSIEDTNLVYALTQKWGKENPEELEKLQRLGLNTNVNWLALVVNPGNAVKLAYDINEDGNVASDEYVEWSADYLGLPKAKRKYKAIELTTTGQVTEELSITASYTWSRSEGNTEGLVSGVHSQADPGWSGSFDAPELTDNSYGRTSNDIPHKFKLFGTYRFTDDLVLGFNASAQSGRPINKLGYHPQGVGSCAIEPKVTDCSDIRGTDFYYNSQPSPRGSHGHSDWIYNLDLSLSYNIDVSYGSLSAYAKVYNVFDSDTALTYNDVAELEEGKDSPNYRNPTSFQTPRYMSVGLTYKF; encoded by the coding sequence GTGAAAAATCGAACGTTTAAAGCCACGCTCATTGCTTCGGCGTTGGCAAGTGCTATGACAATGAGCAGTGCGCTAGCTGCAGATAAAAATAACGGTAGTGTTGCGGGACAAGTTGCTGTTTCTGGCGGCCAAAATTTAGAAAATGTAACTGTAGTTATTAAGCATAACGGTAAAGGTTTTTCACGAACGACAACCACAGACGATGATGGTAAGTTCAACCTCAAGGCACTGCCTGCTGGGCAATACACCATCGAGTTTGTTAAAGATGGTTATCAAACCATTAAGCAATCGCAGCTAACGGTTCTTGCGGGTAACAAAGCTAACTACGACATCAATATGTCACTGGCAGGTGTTGAAACTATTTCGGTGACGGGGCAGATGATCCAACGTATCGATATGGCGAGCTCAACTGCTTCAATTTCTTTTGATGCAGAAGAGTTATCGTTATTGCCAGTTGCGCAAGATACAACGTCAATCGCACTACTTTCACCAGCAACCTCACTCGCCGCTGATGGCAGCGGTGATTACGGTCGTGGTGTTTCATTTAACGGCTCGTCAGTTGCTGAGAACGGCGTATTCTTAAATGGTTTGAACATTACTGATATTCGTAAAGGCCTTGGCAACATTAGTATTCCGTGGGAAGCCATTGGTCAAACATCTGTTATTTCCGGTGGTGTTGGCGCAGAATATGGCAACTTTATTGGTGGTGTTACAGACTACGTGTCTAAGTCTGGCAGTAACGAGTTTAAATTTGGCGTTAGTGTAAATTCAGATCTTGGTAATGTATTAAACAGCCAAGCGCCAACCACTTATCGTTTTGATACTTCTCATCCTAATGATGATGGTACCTATCCAACAGTATTAAATACTAATAATACTGAAGATTATTACAGCAACCGTAAAATTAATGTATGGGCAAGCGGTGCTTTAATTGAAGACACCTTGTTCTTTTACGCGTTGTTAAATCCACAAACGTCGAAAAGTCGTTGGGCCGGTGCGAATACAATTAGCCAACGTGACTCAGATGCGGACTACTGGTTCGCTAAGTTAGATTGGGTTATCAATGATAATCATAACCTAGGTATTACTGCGTTAAACAACGAATGGGAAAATGATACTCGAAATGCGAGTTATGAATTTGCTGACGGCTCAGGTCGACGCACGGGTGATTACGGTGATCCTGCACAATCCGAAAGTGGAGGTTCGTTGTGGTCAGTTAACTACAGTGGCGTATTGACTGATGAGCTAACTGTTTCAGCAGTTTATGGTGTGACTAAAGACGACTCTAAAACAATTAACCCTAAGTCTGATGTAAGCCCTGCTTGGGACAACCGCACAGGAACGTGGATTCGAGTTGGCGACTGGAACAGTTACTTTGCGAGTGCGGTAACTGAGAATGAGCGAAAACAGTTCCGTGTCGATTTTGATTATGAATTAGATGATCACACTATTAGATTTGGTTACAGCTCTGAAAAAGTTACTACTTACGATGATACATCTTATTCTGGTGATGGCGTTTACTATGCATTATTTACAGCAAGTGCAACTGCTGAAGGGTGGTTTAATCGAGAGCTAGCTGCTCAAGCTGCGCGCCGAGGTACCGTACATACGCCAATTAGTCTGCCGCAGGGCACTGAATATGTCCGCGCGCGCACATATACTAAGAAAGGCTCGACAGAAAGTAACTACGTTTCATTTTATATTGAAGATAGTTGGGCTGTCACAGATCAACTAACACTAAACTTAGGTTTACGTAATAGTTCGTTTGACTCTTATACAGGGACGGGTGAAAAGTACGTAGAAATGTCTAATCAGATTGCACCGCGTTTAGGCGTTACTTACGACCTATTCGCAGATGGCGGCACAAAATTATTTGCTAACTATGGTCGCTATTTTATGCCGATCTCACCAAATACTAGTGCGCGTATGGTATTACCAGAAACGAATAAGTATGAATATTCGTTATACACGGATGCAGTGAAGTTAGATTCTTTAAATCAGCCAAGCACTCCTCTAAGTCCGTTCTATGTTGATACTGCTAGTGATGGTGAATTAGCACAACCGGTATCAACTTATGTGGATAAAGATCTCGATCCTATGTACAGCGATGAAATCGCTTTTGGTTTCTCACATGAAATTAACGAAGACTGGATTGTTGGCGCTAAGTTTACTTACCAAAACTTAAAATCTTCGATTGAAGATACCAACCTTGTTTACGCACTGACTCAAAAATGGGGTAAAGAAAATCCTGAAGAGTTAGAAAAACTGCAACGTCTTGGCTTAAATACCAATGTTAACTGGTTAGCACTTGTTGTTAACCCTGGTAACGCCGTTAAGTTAGCTTACGATATAAATGAAGATGGTAATGTAGCTAGCGATGAGTACGTAGAATGGAGTGCTGATTACTTAGGCTTGCCAAAAGCAAAACGTAAGTACAAAGCAATTGAATTGACGACTACAGGTCAAGTAACAGAAGAACTTAGTATTACGGCATCGTACACATGGTCACGTTCAGAAGGTAACACCGAGGGTCTAGTGAGTGGTGTTCACAGTCAAGCAGATCCAGGTTGGTCAGGTTCATTTGATGCGCCAGAATTGACGGATAACTCTTATGGTCGCACGTCAAACGACATTCCACATAAGTTTAAGTTATTTGGTACTTACAGATTTACCGATGACCTCGTGCTAGGCTTCAATGCTAGTGCACAATCAGGTCGTCCGATTAACAAGCTAGGTTACCACCCTCAAGGTGTTGGCTCGTGTGCAATCGAACCTAAAGTAACAGACTGTAGCGATATTCGTGGTACAGATTTCTACTACAATAGCCAACCTTCACCACGTGGTTCTCATGGTCACAGCGATTGGATCTACAATCTAGACTTGAGCTTGTCTTATAACATTGATGTGTCTTACGGCTCGCTAAGTGCTTACGCAAAAGTTTACAACGTGTTCGATAGCGACACTGCGTTAACGTACAACGATGTTGCGGAGCTTGAAGAAGGTAAAGATTCTCCTAACTACCGTAACCCAACGAGTTTCCAAACTCCGCGTTACATGTCAGTTGGACTGACTTACAAGTTCTAA
- a CDS encoding SAM-dependent methyltransferase, with the protein MKNSGSLTVVGTGIKVGADITTRAYKVIQQADIVYFIVPNKLSRQWLSTINSNIVDLSLLYQDGKSRIITYNEMINCIVNAVKSGQQVCTALYGHPGVFAYVGHKAIKMLRQDNYSARMEPGISAEDCLFADLGIDPAKSGCVSIEATQFLFYNRNIDPCSLYILWQIGLLGDHTLALGQTNSYHAALEVLTKRLLDHYPPNHKVIIYEASSIEIFPPRIEEIELIALGNAKLTALSTLVILPAQEAILDNETLGLLGITESDIKAVLSNKI; encoded by the coding sequence ATGAAAAATTCAGGATCTTTAACCGTTGTCGGCACAGGAATTAAAGTAGGGGCAGATATAACGACTAGAGCGTATAAAGTTATTCAGCAAGCGGATATTGTTTACTTCATTGTCCCAAATAAATTATCACGCCAGTGGCTATCAACGATTAATAGCAACATCGTTGATTTATCTTTACTATATCAAGATGGCAAATCTCGAATTATCACATACAACGAAATGATAAATTGTATTGTGAATGCGGTTAAGTCAGGACAACAAGTTTGTACAGCACTATATGGCCATCCTGGTGTTTTTGCGTATGTTGGACATAAAGCAATTAAAATGTTGAGACAGGACAACTATTCAGCTCGGATGGAGCCGGGTATTTCAGCTGAGGACTGTCTATTTGCTGATTTAGGAATAGACCCAGCCAAGTCAGGGTGTGTGAGTATAGAAGCAACCCAATTTTTATTTTATAACCGCAATATAGATCCTTGCTCTTTATATATTTTATGGCAAATAGGCTTATTGGGCGATCACACATTAGCACTTGGTCAAACCAATAGCTATCACGCCGCATTAGAGGTTTTAACTAAACGCTTACTCGATCATTATCCCCCAAATCACAAAGTTATTATCTACGAAGCTTCAAGTATTGAAATATTCCCTCCTCGTATAGAAGAAATTGAATTAATAGCATTGGGTAATGCGAAACTAACAGCATTATCAACTCTTGTCATTCTTCCTGCTCAAGAAGCAATTCTCGACAATGAAACATTGGGGCTACTCGGCATAACCGAAAGTGACATAAAAGCAGTGTTATCAAACAAAATATAG